Below is a genomic region from Rhodohalobacter sp. 614A.
ACCCGCAAGCGGCAAGCAGGTTCAGAATCCGACTCATTTCCTCTTTTGAAATCATCCCTGCGAGATGGGAATAAACGGAATCCAGAGCAATACCGATCGCCACCGCTTCTCCATGACGAAGGCGATAGCCGGTCAGGTGCTCCAGTTTATGAGCCGCCCAGTGTCCAAAATCCAGTGGTCGTGAGGACCCTTTTTCAAACGGATCGCCCGACGTTCGGATGTGTTCCAGGTGAAGTTCTGCACAGCGATAAATCAATTGCTGCATGGCATCCATATCTCGTTCAACCAGTTTGGATGCGGTCTTCTCAATCTCTTCAAAAAAGGCGCGATCTTTGATGAGCGCTACCTTTATGGCTTCTGAAATTCCGGCACGCCAATCCCGGGTTTCAAGAGTTTTGAGAAATCGAACGTCGTTGATAACGGCATCCGGGATCGTAAATGTGCCGAGAAAATTCTTCTTCCCAAATGCATTTATTCCATTTTTTACGCCAAGAGACGCATCGTTTTGGGCAAGAACGGTTGTAGGAATACGAATGAGGCGAATCCCGCGGTGAGCTACGGCGGCGGCATAACCTGCTGCATCAATCACGGCACCGCCGCCAATTACAGCAAGATAGGAGTGACGATCAATCCCGTTTTTCTCAACGGCTTCAAGAATCGTATTCTGAATTGCGGGATCATTTTTAGCAGCTTCTCCTCCGGGAATTACAATCGGCTCCGGCACCAGTTGAAAGACAGAATTGTGTATAGCATGATACGCCCTGATATCATCAAACAGCCCGGGATGTTGGTTGTACATTCCTTCATCAAAAACAAAAAGTACTTTGGAAACCTGCTGTTGGTGGGCTTCCCGGGTAATCAGATGCACGAAAGATTGGTTCTCTTTATCGAATATTCCGCTTGTAAAAATGACATCATATGAATAAGAAACTGAAAAACGCTGCCGAATTGTTTTCATGTAAACAAAAGGTAAATATCGAATCAAAAAATCATTGTGCGAAACTTAGTCCATTTCTTTCAATTTATACACCTTTTATAAACCTTTTTAACAAATCATTTTTACTTTCAACTATAATTTATTTGATTTGGATTGATTGTATGTAAAGTGAACGTCAGTTTGAGTGCAGTTTCGAGTGAAAATATCATCGACATCACGCTCATATGACGTATATCAAATTTCTCAATCCCAGAATGGATATTAAGCTCAAACAGTAAACGAATGTCTGCATATGACTGACTCTCAGAAAGGCCCCGATACAGAGCAAATACGGACCGCAATTTCTGACTGGCTGAAGAAACGTATCTCACCGGAAGCTCACGAAAAAATCCAAACTACCGCTCAAAACCTTGCCGGTGATGCCGAAGACTGGGAGGTTTTTTCATCATTCAGCAAAGTCCCCCGCACCACTGGGAAAGAATATCTCAATCTTAGTGATGAAGAACTTAATGAAGCAGAGAACCTCCGACCGGGTTGGAATCCGTCGCAGTGGCGAATGGATCAGCTTGCACGAACGCTCCTGGTTCTTTCACTTGCTGAACGGGACAAAGACGAATTTCTCGACAAGCTGGAAAAAATGTTTGTCTCCAGCGATATGGGTGAGGCCGAAGCACTGTATCAAAGCCTGCCGATTTTGCCTTGGCCCAAATCGCTGAAAGCCCGTGCGGCCGAAGGAATCCGAAGTAATATCACCTCTGTGTTTAATGCCGTGGCATTGAGAAATCCCTATCCGGCTGATTATTTTGATGAGGATGCCTGGAACCAGGTGGTTCTCAAAGCGCTGTTTGTTGGAAGCCCGTTGTATTTAATTTCGGGGCTTGATAAGCGCGCGAACAAAACGCTTGCAAACATTCTGATTGAATACGCCCACGAGCGATGGTCGGCCGGAAGGGTAGTATCGCCCGAGCTTTGGCGGCCGGTGGGAGCGTTTATCGACGAATCGAATATCGGCGAACTTAAAAAAGTGTTGGAGAATCCTGATCCCATTCAACAGAGAGCAGCCGTTTTGGCTCTTCAGTCTTCTGATTCTACTGCCGCATCAACTTTTTTGGATGATTTTGAAAAAACGGCCGCGAACATTGATTTATCCGCTGCTGATTTAAATTGGAATGAGATCGGGAAAATCTGGGATGAAAAAGAATCCTGAAAAGAAAAAAGAGTCCCCTTTCGAGAGGGGATTTAGGGGTGTGTTGAAACGAGAAAAAACTCCAAGAAACGCACAGAATTTTAACATTTAAAAAAACGAAGTTTATATCTATGGACGACATGTTTTTTATCGACCCTCATATTCACATGATATCCCGAACTACCGATGATTACCGGGCTATGCGAAAAGCCGGTGTAGTTGCTGTGATTGAGCCGGCTTTTTGGATCGGTCAACCGCGAACCGACTCCGCTTCCATGCTCGATTATTTCAGTATGATTGTGGGATGGGAGCGATTCAGGGCAAGTCAGTTTGGAATCAGTCACTATTGTACGATCGGATTGAATGCGA
It encodes:
- a CDS encoding EboA domain-containing protein, which gives rise to MTDSQKGPDTEQIRTAISDWLKKRISPEAHEKIQTTAQNLAGDAEDWEVFSSFSKVPRTTGKEYLNLSDEELNEAENLRPGWNPSQWRMDQLARTLLVLSLAERDKDEFLDKLEKMFVSSDMGEAEALYQSLPILPWPKSLKARAAEGIRSNITSVFNAVALRNPYPADYFDEDAWNQVVLKALFVGSPLYLISGLDKRANKTLANILIEYAHERWSAGRVVSPELWRPVGAFIDESNIGELKKVLENPDPIQQRAAVLALQSSDSTAASTFLDDFEKTAANIDLSAADLNWNEIGKIWDEKES
- a CDS encoding 3-dehydroquinate synthase produces the protein MKTIRQRFSVSYSYDVIFTSGIFDKENQSFVHLITREAHQQQVSKVLFVFDEGMYNQHPGLFDDIRAYHAIHNSVFQLVPEPIVIPGGEAAKNDPAIQNTILEAVEKNGIDRHSYLAVIGGGAVIDAAGYAAAVAHRGIRLIRIPTTVLAQNDASLGVKNGINAFGKKNFLGTFTIPDAVINDVRFLKTLETRDWRAGISEAIKVALIKDRAFFEEIEKTASKLVERDMDAMQQLIYRCAELHLEHIRTSGDPFEKGSSRPLDFGHWAAHKLEHLTGYRLRHGEAVAIGIALDSVYSHLAGMISKEEMSRILNLLAACGFDLFVPELGHQIDEPESKDSILHGLEEFREHLGGQLTIMLLEEIGKGVNVHSMDLETCKEAVNVLKKFEKKPV